In Asterias amurensis chromosome 4, ASM3211899v1, one genomic interval encodes:
- the LOC139936447 gene encoding steroid 17-alpha-hydroxylase/17,20 lyase-like, with amino-acid sequence MAVAELITENTGTVLLFVVTLVVLLLVQNARRPAGFPPGPPALPIIGNVLQFRSRERIHQTFLRLSQKYGRLFSLKLGSFWVIVLNDAEDIRQAVVKQPVEFAGRPKFHSGAFKQPVEFAGRPKFHSVSIFTEGYKDIAFSDYNPEWSIHRKLGHSALR; translated from the exons ATGGCAGTAGCCGAACTGATAACTGAGAACACTGGCACCGTGTTACTCTTCGTGGTTACCCTGGTGGTGCTCTTACTGGTTCAGAACGCGAGGAGACCGGCTGGCTTCCCACCAGGGCCGCCTGCTCTTCCCATCATCGGAAACGTCTTGC agttCCGGTCGAGGGAGCGAATTCACCAAACTTTTCTGCGATTATCGCAAAAGTACGGCCGCTTATTTTCACTCAAGCTCGGTAGCTTCTGGGTGATCGTTCTGAACGACGCGGAAGACATCCGGCAGGCTGTAGTTAAACAACCGGTAGAGTTTGCTGGACGACCCAAATTCCACTCTG gtgcctttaaacaacCGGTAGAGTTTGCAGGACGACCCAAATTCCACTCTG TCAGCATTTTTACGGAAGGTTACAAAGACATCGCCTTCAGTGACTACAACCCTGAGTGGAGTATCCACCGTAAACTGGGACATTCTGCACTCAGGTAA
- the LOC139936495 gene encoding triuret hydrolase TrtA-like: MAARWSGFGDDYDPGNTELKSVCFSHFDEDGDGVLNKDEFHNLCCDLFTIDGNDRVVSKTDSAAMMSLLEGQEEAGINKADFDYCWSYWFKQILTPRAALFVVDVQHDFIDGSLSLRNCAAQHDGADVVPVINKLLEDLTFDLVVYTKDFHPPDHLSFYDNLHLRKLHSSSKVKAKDAKLLDTVVFDSKPLVDQILWPVHCVQGTRGEELHPDLKIAENHIVVTKGTDSDRESYSVFMDNAKKVNTALIAELRQRAITDIYICGLAYDFCVGLTAMDAQNFGYRTMVIEDATRGVCHKKMGDTKQGLLDAGCVVGDTSEVAAMLSKRTRHPRWGMVAARSVAKARTLTKGQPDTVKLKKEIPCRDRNQNGTSLCYDDIGFEQDSIEL; this comes from the exons ATGGCGGCAAGATGGTCCGGTTTCGGGGACGACTACGATCCTGGAAATACAGAACTGAAAAGCGTATGTTTCTCACACTTTGACGAAGATGG tgacgGCGTCCTCAACAAAGATGAGTTTCACAACCTCTGTTGCGATCTCTTCACCATCGATGGGAACGATCGTGTCGTATCCAAGACGGATTCAGCGGCCATGATGTCACTCTTGGAAGGGCAAGAG GAAGCTGGTATCAATAAGGCAGACTTTGATTACTGTTGGAGTTATTGGTTTAAACAG ATTTTGACTCCGAGAGCCGCTCTTTTTGTTGTGGACGTTCAGCATGACTTCATAGACGGCTCCTTATCTCTGAGGAACTGCGCTGCCCAACATGACGGTGCAGACGTCGTACCAGTTATAAATAA GCTCCTGGAGGATCTAACATTTGATCTGGTTGTGTACACCAAAGACTTCCATCCGCCTGATCATCTGTCATTTTATGACAATTTACATTTGAGAAAACTCCATTCATCGAGCAAA GTGAAAGCAAAAGATGCCAAGTTGCTCGACACAGTGGTGTTCGACAGCAAACCGTTAGTGGATCAGATTCTGTGGCCGGTTCACTGTGTACAGGGTACCCGCGGCGAAGAGCTTCATCCAGATCTAAAG ATAGCAGAAAACCACATTGTCGTCACGAAAGGCACAGATTCCGACCGAGAAAGTTACTCCGTATTCATGGACAATGCAAAGAAAGTCAACACGGCATTGATTGCCGAACTGAGGCAAAGAGCGATCACTGACATTTACATATGTGGTCTGGCTTACGACTTCTGCGTGGGCCTTACGGCAATGGACGCCCAAAATTTCGGGTACCGGACGATGGTGATTGAGGACGCCACTAGGGGCGTGTGCCATAAGAAGATGGGAGATACAAAACAGGGATTGCTCGATGCTGGGTGTGTAGTTGGCGATACATCAGAG GTCGCAGCCATGCTGTCCAAGCGGACGAGGCACCCTCGATGGGGTATGGTAGCGGCGCGTAGCGTGGCCAAAGCACGGACGCTAACAAAGGGGCAACCCGATACCGTCAAGTTGAAGAAGGAGATACCATGTAGGGATCGGAACCAAAACGGCACATCGCTCTGTTATGATGACATTGGATTCGAGCAGGATAGCATTGAGCTGTAG